A window of Psychromonas sp. CNPT3 contains these coding sequences:
- a CDS encoding cytochrome ubiquinol oxidase subunit I has product MDDLVDLSRFQFAMTAMYHFLFVPLTLGLAWILAVMESLYVMTNKQVYKDMTQFWGKLFGINFALGVTTGLTMEFQFGTNWAYYSHYVGDVFGAPLAIEGMMAFFLESTFVGLFFFGWDRLSKLQHLTATWLVAIGSSMSALWILIANAWMQNPVGAEFNYVTMRMEMTSFVDLILNPVAQVKFVHTVASGYVTGAMFVLAISSYYLLKGRDLSFAKRSFSIAAAFGLAGIISTLILGDESGYEVGDVQKAKLAAIESEWETEEAPASFTLIGIPNQEERRTDYAVKIPYALGIIATRSIDKQVIGLKELMEGHEVRIRSGMIAYGLLQQLRGGDTSDATVAAFDKIKVDLGYGLLLKKYTTNVVDATEEQIMLATKNSIPGVAPMFFAFRIMVGAGVALLGIFLFAFYQSARNRVGQNKLFHRICLYGLPLPWIAIEAGWFVAEYGRQPWAIAEILPTHMGVSSVSSEQVLFSIISIAAFYTVLLVIEMFLMFKFSRMGPSSLNTGKYHFEQLKNKTVDNH; this is encoded by the coding sequence ATGGATGATCTCGTTGATCTATCGCGCTTTCAATTTGCGATGACAGCCATGTATCACTTTTTATTCGTACCATTAACACTGGGTCTTGCTTGGATACTTGCCGTTATGGAATCATTATATGTGATGACAAATAAGCAAGTGTATAAAGACATGACACAATTTTGGGGAAAATTGTTTGGTATTAACTTCGCGCTAGGTGTTACAACTGGTTTAACGATGGAGTTTCAGTTCGGTACCAACTGGGCTTATTATTCACATTATGTGGGTGATGTTTTTGGTGCTCCACTTGCCATTGAAGGCATGATGGCATTCTTCTTAGAATCTACATTTGTTGGCTTATTTTTCTTTGGTTGGGATCGTTTAAGTAAATTGCAACATTTAACAGCGACTTGGCTTGTAGCAATTGGCTCAAGCATGTCTGCATTATGGATATTGATTGCCAATGCTTGGATGCAAAATCCAGTGGGCGCTGAGTTTAACTATGTGACTATGCGCATGGAGATGACAAGCTTTGTTGATTTAATTTTAAACCCGGTAGCACAAGTTAAATTTGTGCATACGGTTGCCAGTGGTTATGTCACCGGTGCAATGTTTGTTCTTGCAATCAGCTCTTATTATTTATTAAAAGGTCGCGATCTTAGTTTTGCTAAGCGTTCATTTTCTATTGCTGCAGCCTTTGGTTTAGCGGGTATTATTTCAACACTTATTTTAGGTGATGAAAGTGGTTATGAAGTCGGTGATGTGCAAAAAGCAAAATTAGCAGCGATTGAATCAGAATGGGAAACAGAAGAAGCCCCTGCATCTTTTACCTTGATAGGTATTCCAAATCAGGAAGAAAGACGCACTGATTACGCTGTAAAAATACCATATGCATTAGGTATTATTGCAACACGCTCTATTGATAAACAAGTCATTGGCTTAAAAGAGTTAATGGAAGGTCATGAAGTACGTATTCGTAGCGGTATGATAGCTTATGGCTTATTACAGCAACTGCGTGGAGGCGATACTTCTGATGCAACCGTTGCAGCCTTTGATAAAATCAAAGTGGATCTAGGCTATGGCTTACTCCTTAAAAAATATACTACAAATGTAGTCGATGCAACAGAAGAGCAAATTATGCTGGCCACTAAGAATAGTATTCCGGGTGTTGCTCCGATGTTCTTTGCTTTTCGTATTATGGTGGGTGCTGGGGTTGCATTATTAGGCATATTCTTATTCGCCTTTTACCAATCTGCACGTAACCGCGTCGGTCAAAATAAATTATTCCATCGTATTTGTTTATATGGTTTACCACTTCCTTGGATTGCGATTGAAGCGGGTTGGTTTGTTGCTGAATATGGCCGTCAACCGTGGGCAATTGCTGAAATATTACCGACACACATGGGCGTTTCAAGTGTGAGTAGCGAGCAAGTTTTATTTAGTATTATATCTATTGCTGCGTTTTACACTGTGTTGTTAGTGATTGAAATGTTCCTCATGTTTAAATTTTCACGTATGGGGCCAAGTAGCCTAAATACGGGGAAATATCATTTTGAACAGTTAAAAAACAAGACAGTTGACAACCACTAA
- the cydP gene encoding cytochrome oxidase putative small subunit CydP, translating into MLKKWLPKKGIFSIPIIRELAVILIIKVMVLFTIQYFYFSDPVPFNADHLFGEVQQVKDK; encoded by the coding sequence ATGTTAAAAAAATGGTTGCCCAAAAAAGGGATCTTTTCTATTCCAATTATAAGGGAATTAGCCGTGATCCTCATCATTAAAGTGATGGTGCTTTTTACAATACAATATTTTTATTTTTCTGATCCCGTGCCTTTTAATGCAGATCATCTTTTTGGTGAAGTGCAACAGGTCAAAGATAAATAA
- the ruvB gene encoding Holliday junction branch migration DNA helicase RuvB: MIEEDRLISAVEKNDDSFVDRAIRPKLLSDYEGQPQVNTQMEIFIEAARQRGEALDHLLIFGPPGLGKTTLAHIVANELKVNIKTTSGPILEKAGDLAALLTNLEENDVLFIDEIHRLSPVVEEILYPAMEDYQLDIMIGEGPAARSIKLDLPAFTLIGATTRAGSLTSPLRDRFGIVQRLEYYELIPLTKIVMRSSKHFNLNLDMSGATEIAKRSRGTPRIANRLLRRVRDYAQVKKESMINANVANKALDMLNVDGQGFDYMDRKLLLAILDTFQGGPVGLDNLAAAIGEEKETIEDVLEPYLIQQGFLQRTPRGRIATSRTYQHFGFSTP, translated from the coding sequence ATGATTGAAGAAGATCGCCTTATTTCAGCTGTTGAAAAAAATGACGATAGTTTTGTCGATCGTGCTATTCGCCCGAAATTACTGTCTGATTATGAAGGTCAACCACAAGTTAATACGCAGATGGAAATATTCATAGAAGCTGCGCGTCAACGTGGTGAGGCACTTGATCATTTACTCATATTTGGACCTCCTGGATTAGGAAAAACAACATTGGCGCACATTGTTGCCAATGAATTAAAAGTAAATATTAAAACAACATCGGGACCTATCTTAGAAAAAGCGGGTGATTTAGCCGCTTTGCTCACTAACCTTGAAGAAAATGATGTCTTATTCATTGATGAGATCCATCGTTTAAGCCCGGTAGTCGAAGAAATATTATATCCGGCAATGGAAGATTATCAGCTTGATATTATGATTGGCGAAGGTCCTGCCGCTCGCTCCATTAAATTAGATTTACCTGCCTTTACGCTTATTGGCGCGACCACACGAGCGGGCTCTTTAACCTCTCCATTACGTGATCGTTTTGGTATAGTGCAACGCCTTGAATATTATGAACTTATTCCTCTAACTAAAATAGTAATGCGCAGTAGTAAGCATTTTAACTTAAATTTAGACATGTCAGGTGCGACAGAAATTGCGAAACGTTCTCGTGGTACGCCACGTATTGCCAACCGTTTATTACGCCGTGTGCGTGATTATGCACAGGTAAAAAAAGAATCAATGATTAATGCTAATGTTGCGAATAAAGCGCTGGATATGCTAAATGTGGACGGCCAAGGTTTTGATTATATGGATAGAAAGCTATTACTCGCCATTTTAGATACTTTCCAAGGTGGCCCTGTTGGCTTGGATAACTTAGCAGCTGCCATTGGTGAAGAAAAAGAAACCATCGAAGATGTGCTTGAGCCATATCTGATTCAGCAAGGTTTTTTACAGCGCACTCCTCGCGGTCGTATTGCAACGTCCCGTACTTACCAACATTTTGGTTTTAGCACCCCTTAA